The Campylobacter sp. CN_NE2 genome contains a region encoding:
- a CDS encoding NADH-quinone oxidoreductase subunit M, which translates to MDHILSLVIFFPAIAAILGFLIDEKSVKAYAISVSFIEFILSLFLWFEFSNFNGEFKFVEFFPFIREFGINYFIGIDGFSLFLIILSTFMTLISLISLTITDRLKNLVVSILFLEMTMVGVFAALDAILFYIFWELSLLPMLYIIGAWGSGKRIYAAVKFFLYTFFGSVFMLFGLIFMSYLYHEATGAYSFNILEWQYLKLPLNLQIWLFLAFGIAFAIKTPLFPFHTWLPYAHGQAPTIGSVLLAAVLLKMGTYGFVRFSLPMFPDGSLYFSNLMCIIAVIMVIYTSFIAFAQKDIKQVIAYSSIAHMGVIMLGIFSFSVEGISGSVFLMISHGVVSGGLFMLVGFIYERKHTKEFSEFGGLAKIMPFYAFSFCLVLLASIGLPLTIGFVGEFLSLLGIFKTAPIFAFLGGFGIIMGAIYSLNLFKKTFFGEITKEENKSLKDLNKTEILAIVPICALVLFFGVYPRPILKHIDISSKDLVVLMYDKGEAKTKEHLNKANSTQGAK; encoded by the coding sequence ATGGATCATATTTTAAGTTTAGTTATATTTTTTCCTGCAATTGCTGCTATTTTGGGATTTTTGATAGATGAAAAAAGCGTAAAAGCTTACGCCATTTCGGTAAGTTTTATCGAATTTATTCTCTCGCTATTTTTATGGTTTGAATTTTCTAATTTTAACGGAGAGTTTAAATTTGTCGAATTTTTCCCGTTTATCAGAGAATTTGGTATAAATTATTTCATCGGAATCGACGGATTTTCGCTATTTTTAATAATTCTTAGCACATTTATGACGCTTATTAGTTTGATTAGTTTAACAATAACCGATAGATTAAAAAATTTGGTAGTTAGCATTTTATTTTTAGAAATGACTATGGTTGGGGTTTTTGCAGCTCTTGATGCGATTTTATTTTACATTTTTTGGGAGCTTTCGCTTTTGCCTATGCTCTATATCATCGGGGCTTGGGGAAGCGGAAAGCGAATTTATGCTGCTGTTAAATTCTTTTTATATACATTTTTTGGCTCTGTTTTTATGCTTTTTGGGCTTATTTTTATGTCATATCTTTACCACGAAGCGACAGGAGCATATAGTTTTAATATCTTAGAGTGGCAATATCTAAAACTTCCGTTAAATTTGCAAATTTGGCTATTTTTAGCGTTTGGAATCGCTTTTGCTATCAAAACACCGCTTTTTCCGTTTCACACTTGGCTTCCTTATGCGCACGGACAAGCTCCGACTATCGGCTCGGTTTTACTAGCGGCTGTTTTACTTAAAATGGGAACTTATGGCTTTGTGCGTTTTTCATTACCTATGTTTCCGGACGGAAGTCTGTATTTTTCAAATTTAATGTGCATAATCGCCGTAATCATGGTGATTTATACATCTTTCATCGCCTTTGCACAAAAAGATATAAAGCAAGTTATCGCTTATAGCTCGATTGCCCACATGGGCGTTATAATGCTTGGAATTTTCTCATTTAGCGTAGAAGGAATTTCAGGTTCTGTTTTTTTGATGATAAGCCACGGCGTGGTTAGCGGCGGACTTTTTATGCTTGTCGGTTTTATTTACGAGCGAAAACATACAAAAGAATTTAGCGAATTTGGGGGTCTAGCAAAAATAATGCCATTTTATGCGTTTTCGTTTTGTTTGGTGCTGCTAGCTTCCATTGGGCTTCCTTTGACGATTGGCTTTGTGGGCGAGTTTTTAAGTTTATTAGGAATTTTTAAAACTGCTCCGATTTTTGCATTTTTGGGCGGTTTTGGTATCATCATGGGAGCGATTTATAGTCTAAATTTATTCAAAAAGACATTTTTTGGCGAAATAACAAAAGAAGAAAACAAAAGCTTAAAAGATTTAAATAAAACAGAAATTTTAGCAATTGTTCCGATTTGCGCTTTGGTTTTGTTTTTTGGCGTTTATCCAAGACCGATTTTAAAGCATATTGACATATCAAGCAAAGATTTGGTTGTGCTTATGTATGACAAAGGCGAAGCTAAAACAAAAGAACATTTAAACAAAGCAAATTCAACACAAGGGGCAAAATAA
- the nuoL gene encoding NADH-quinone oxidoreductase subunit L — MGGQYYYIILSLFGPLLSSIIAGIFATQKKSFAIGVICSALIILSTISSFALLEYIYIGNLQIRIFFTEFIKTGNLSVDYGILIDSVSAIMMVTVGIVSSVVHVYSIGYMEKDKGFNKFFSYLGLFVFSMLVLVMSDNFVGLFIGWEGVGLCSWLLIGFWYDRHNYAWCANEAFIMNRIADLGLLLAMFLIFWQCGSLRYDIVFNEVANLDYFILSVIGILLFIGAMGKSAQFPFHTWLADAMAGPTPVSALIHAATMVTAGVYLVIRSNEIFSQITEVSHFIVYLGAFVAVFAASMALVHNDLKKIIAYSTLSQLGYMFVAAGFGAYWIALFHLMTHAFFKSLLFLGAGNIMHATNDELNIQKMGGLYKFLKPTAVLMIIASLALAGFYPLSGFFSKDKILEVAFNENSFFIWFVLLCGAILTAFYSFRLIMLVFFGEERNHYHAHEAKGFMLRSMGLLAALSICAGFFEHKFESFAGEILPKYEFILNHSVAILLIFITTLCVALSTIFAIFAYKKGIFKESIKEKTIYKILSNQYYIPQIYEKFVTKNYFKFSEFCAKMDANFIDKSVDLIAKYILKSGGVANRTMQSGELSLMLRYMVCGFVILLVLAFVYKG, encoded by the coding sequence ATGGGCGGACAATATTATTATATTATTTTATCGCTATTTGGACCGCTTTTAAGCTCTATCATAGCAGGAATTTTTGCTACGCAGAAAAAATCTTTCGCAATCGGCGTAATTTGCAGTGCGCTAATCATTTTAAGCACTATTTCATCTTTTGCTTTGCTTGAATATATCTACATAGGAAATTTGCAAATTCGCATTTTTTTCACTGAATTTATAAAAACAGGAAATTTAAGCGTTGATTACGGCATTTTAATAGATAGCGTAAGTGCTATTATGATGGTAACTGTGGGCATTGTTTCAAGTGTTGTTCATGTTTATTCCATAGGCTATATGGAAAAAGACAAAGGCTTTAACAAATTTTTTAGCTATCTTGGACTTTTTGTGTTTTCGATGCTGGTTTTGGTTATGAGCGATAACTTTGTCGGACTTTTCATCGGCTGGGAAGGCGTAGGACTTTGCTCGTGGTTACTCATCGGTTTTTGGTATGACAGGCACAACTACGCATGGTGTGCAAATGAAGCATTTATCATGAATAGAATTGCCGATCTTGGGCTTTTATTAGCGATGTTTTTAATATTTTGGCAGTGCGGTTCGCTTCGCTATGATATAGTTTTTAATGAAGTGGCAAATTTAGACTATTTTATACTAAGTGTTATCGGAATTTTGCTTTTTATCGGCGCTATGGGAAAATCAGCTCAGTTTCCATTTCACACATGGTTAGCTGATGCTATGGCAGGACCAACGCCTGTTTCAGCTTTGATACATGCTGCAACAATGGTAACAGCAGGAGTTTATTTAGTAATTCGCTCAAATGAAATTTTTTCGCAAATCACAGAAGTTAGCCATTTTATCGTATATCTTGGGGCTTTTGTCGCAGTTTTTGCCGCAAGTATGGCACTTGTGCATAACGATCTTAAAAAAATCATCGCCTACTCAACGCTTTCACAACTTGGATATATGTTTGTGGCTGCGGGTTTTGGGGCGTATTGGATTGCGCTTTTCCACCTTATGACACACGCATTTTTTAAATCACTTCTGTTTTTAGGCGCAGGAAATATCATGCATGCTACAAACGATGAGTTAAATATCCAAAAAATGGGCGGTTTGTATAAATTTTTAAAACCGACAGCCGTTTTGATGATAATTGCAAGTTTAGCCCTTGCGGGATTTTACCCGCTTTCGGGATTTTTCTCAAAAGATAAAATTTTAGAAGTCGCATTTAATGAAAACAGCTTTTTTATATGGTTTGTTTTGCTATGTGGTGCGATTTTGACGGCATTTTATAGTTTTAGGTTGATTATGCTTGTATTTTTTGGCGAAGAAAGAAACCACTATCACGCCCACGAAGCAAAAGGCTTCATGCTTCGTTCTATGGGACTTTTGGCAGCTTTATCGATATGTGCCGGATTTTTTGAGCATAAATTTGAAAGCTTTGCAGGAGAGATTTTACCGAAGTATGAATTTATCTTAAATCACTCCGTTGCTATTTTGCTTATTTTTATAACGACTTTGTGCGTAGCTTTAAGCACTATTTTTGCGATATTTGCGTATAAAAAAGGAATTTTTAAAGAGAGCATAAAAGAAAAAACTATTTATAAAATTTTGTCAAATCAATATTATATTCCGCAAATTTATGAGAAATTTGTTACCAAAAACTACTTCAAATTTAGTGAATTTTGTGCCAAAATGGATGCAAATTTTATCGATAAAAGTGTCGATTTGATCGCAAAATATATCTTAAAAAGCGGTGGCGTAGCAAACCGCACAATGCAAAGCGGAGAGCTTTCTTTGATGCTTAGATATATGGTTTGTGGTTTTGTGATTTTACTTGTTTTAGCGTTTGTTTATAAAGGATAA
- the nuoK gene encoding NADH-quinone oxidoreductase subunit NuoK yields MISLNHYLILASLMFILGLIGVLKRQNLIMLFFSTEILLNSANVALVAISKYLENIDGQIFAIFIIAVAASEMAVGLGLLILWYKKTGSIELESLTNMKGE; encoded by the coding sequence ATGATAAGCTTAAATCACTATCTAATTTTGGCTTCATTAATGTTTATTTTAGGGTTAATCGGTGTTTTGAAAAGACAAAATTTAATAATGCTTTTTTTCTCGACTGAAATTTTACTAAATTCGGCAAATGTCGCACTTGTGGCGATTAGCAAATATTTAGAAAATATAGACGGGCAAATTTTTGCCATTTTTATTATCGCAGTTGCGGCTAGCGAGATGGCAGTTGGACTTGGGCTTCTTATTTTGTGGTATAAAAAGACAGGTTCGATTGAGCTTGAAAGTTTAACTAATATGAAAGGCGAATAA
- the nuoN gene encoding NADH-quinone oxidoreductase subunit NuoN: MDFGALNFYSIAPMAVLCAFAIFILCISVITNELSTKFYTVLTVIAVVLDIGILFGYNGGVSGFFGLVFIDGIAILSMFIILISSALFIPLALSAKTFHEYTLPEFFALFLFMLIGFEFMVSSGNLILIFVGLETSSLSLYTLIALNNRNKSIEAAVKYFTMGALGSGFFAFGAALFYLSSGSVEISQIISSASYSQNNIILLLGCVFMICAIGFKLSLIPFHTWAPDVYEGASAALAGFISVVPKIAGFIVALRLFEGLMRVEVSWLNSVLYIVAVITMTLTNIMALVQIDVKRMLAFSSISHAGFVLSAIVIGSTQANISLFLYWILFAFANLGAFSMLWITRTRQNSWHKRYEHPYEKFNGLIKTIPMAAIVMAIFMVSLAGIPPFSVFWGKMYLMSAAINSGFIFLALIMALNSAIAMYYYLKLIVCMFLHEPIIKDKSVYLSNVSNPLRIIIAIAATACALSPFIVKFAIPAINSFVFLSGY; this comes from the coding sequence ATGGATTTTGGTGCGTTAAATTTTTATAGTATCGCCCCTATGGCGGTGCTTTGTGCGTTTGCGATTTTTATACTTTGCATTAGCGTGATAACAAACGAGCTATCTACTAAATTCTATACCGTTTTAACGGTTATTGCCGTAGTTTTGGATATTGGAATTTTATTTGGTTATAACGGCGGAGTAAGCGGGTTTTTTGGGCTTGTTTTTATAGACGGAATTGCCATTTTATCGATGTTTATTATACTTATTTCATCGGCGTTGTTTATTCCATTAGCGCTTAGTGCTAAAACTTTTCACGAATACACCTTGCCTGAATTTTTTGCCTTATTTTTATTTATGCTAATCGGCTTTGAATTTATGGTGAGTTCGGGAAATTTGATACTGATTTTTGTGGGTTTAGAGACTTCTAGTCTTTCGCTTTATACGCTAATTGCACTAAATAATCGAAATAAATCAATCGAAGCAGCGGTTAAATATTTTACTATGGGCGCACTTGGTTCAGGCTTTTTTGCCTTTGGTGCGGCACTTTTTTATCTATCTAGCGGAAGCGTTGAGATTTCGCAAATCATAAGCAGTGCTTCATATTCGCAAAATAATATAATTTTACTTTTAGGTTGTGTTTTTATGATATGTGCGATTGGGTTTAAACTCTCACTTATTCCGTTTCACACTTGGGCGCCTGATGTTTATGAAGGAGCAAGTGCTGCCCTTGCCGGATTTATCTCGGTCGTTCCTAAAATCGCAGGTTTTATCGTCGCGTTAAGACTTTTTGAAGGGCTTATGAGAGTTGAGGTTTCGTGGCTAAATTCGGTGCTTTACATAGTAGCTGTTATAACGATGACACTAACAAATATAATGGCGCTCGTGCAAATCGATGTTAAGCGAATGCTTGCATTTAGCTCGATTTCACACGCAGGTTTCGTGCTAAGTGCTATTGTGATTGGTTCAACTCAGGCAAATATCTCGCTATTTTTATATTGGATCTTGTTCGCATTTGCGAATTTGGGCGCATTTTCTATGCTTTGGATAACAAGAACAAGACAAAACAGCTGGCACAAACGCTACGAGCACCCGTATGAGAAATTTAACGGCTTAATCAAAACTATTCCGATGGCTGCTATTGTAATGGCGATTTTCATGGTTTCGCTTGCCGGAATTCCGCCATTTAGCGTGTTTTGGGGCAAAATGTATCTAATGAGCGCTGCGATAAATTCAGGCTTTATATTTTTAGCTTTGATAATGGCGTTAAATAGTGCAATAGCGATGTATTATTATCTAAAATTAATCGTTTGTATGTTTTTGCATGAGCCGATTATCAAAGATAAAAGCGTTTATTTATCAAATGTTTCAAATCCGCTTAGAATTATTATTGCGATTGCCGCAACTGCTTGTGCTTTATCGCCGTTTATTGTTAAATTTGCGATACCTGCGATAAATAGCTTTGTATTTTTAAGTGGGTATTAA
- the miaA gene encoding tRNA (adenosine(37)-N6)-dimethylallyltransferase MiaA produces MFCEFALIGTTASGKSDLALKIAKEFNGVILSLDSLSVYKEINIASAKPTALELESVKHFGINLIFPNEYFSVGEFIKEYEKAKSYAQNLQIPLIITGGSGFYLKAMMSGLAPKIRDIKCDLNLEQIYELILKIDPEFGSKFSKNDKFRLEKWYSIYKTTGEIPSKFLRENTAEPIISNLQIFEILWDKEVLRDRIKIRTEKMLENGLIAEAKYLFGKYGFETKSLNSIGLKECGEFLRGELGKNELYEQICTHTAQLAKRQRTFNKSQFLENKISQDLTNLENSIRNFLQNL; encoded by the coding sequence ATGTTTTGTGAATTTGCCCTTATCGGCACGACGGCAAGTGGAAAAAGCGATTTAGCTTTAAAAATCGCAAAGGAATTTAACGGCGTGATTTTAAGCCTAGATTCTTTAAGCGTTTATAAAGAGATAAATATCGCAAGTGCCAAACCAACCGCATTAGAGCTTGAAAGCGTGAAACATTTTGGTATAAATTTGATTTTTCCAAACGAATATTTTAGCGTTGGCGAATTTATAAAAGAGTATGAAAAAGCAAAATCTTATGCGCAAAATTTGCAAATTCCACTCATTATCACAGGCGGAAGCGGGTTTTATTTAAAGGCGATGATGAGTGGTCTAGCTCCAAAAATAAGGGACATAAAATGTGATTTAAATTTGGAGCAAATTTATGAACTTATTTTGAAAATTGATCCAGAATTTGGCTCTAAATTTAGCAAAAATGATAAATTTAGACTTGAAAAATGGTATAGTATTTACAAAACAACGGGCGAAATTCCTAGCAAATTTTTGCGCGAAAACACTGCCGAGCCGATTATTTCAAATTTGCAAATTTTTGAAATTTTGTGGGACAAAGAAGTTTTGCGAGATCGCATAAAAATTCGCACTGAAAAAATGTTAGAAAATGGCTTGATAGCTGAGGCAAAATATCTTTTTGGCAAGTATGGTTTTGAAACTAAATCTCTAAATTCAATCGGTCTTAAAGAGTGTGGCGAATTTTTGCGTGGAGAATTAGGCAAAAATGAGCTATATGAACAAATTTGCACTCATACCGCACAGCTGGCAAAAAGACAACGAACTTTTAATAAATCGCAATTTTTAGAAAATAAAATTTCACAGGATTTGACAAATTTGGAAAATTCTATAAGAAATTTTTTACAAAATTTATAA
- the nuoI gene encoding NADH-quinone oxidoreductase subunit NuoI, whose product MGKYVELDIRKPLGDNFSKFKNFVKKSVKPELFVGLWVVLREMLKKGNSHTLMYPAEKFEFNARYRGIHRLMRLLESGDERCIGCGLCEKICVSKCIAIDTELGEDGRKKVKNYSINFGRCVYCGLCADVCPEIAIVHGGEYELASEQRAYFGFKKDLLTKSENLNSQSEFEGYGSLDKNAKNFVKLTPNAYLQSDEKEENV is encoded by the coding sequence ATGGGAAAATATGTAGAACTTGATATTAGAAAACCGCTTGGAGATAATTTTTCTAAATTTAAAAATTTTGTGAAAAAAAGCGTAAAACCAGAGCTTTTTGTCGGACTTTGGGTGGTTTTGCGTGAAATGCTAAAAAAAGGCAACTCACACACACTTATGTATCCTGCCGAAAAATTTGAATTTAATGCTCGTTACAGGGGAATTCATAGGCTTATGAGGCTACTTGAAAGTGGCGATGAAAGGTGTATCGGCTGTGGGCTTTGTGAAAAAATTTGCGTTAGCAAATGTATCGCGATTGATACCGAGCTTGGCGAAGACGGACGAAAAAAGGTAAAAAATTATTCTATAAATTTTGGCAGGTGTGTATATTGCGGACTTTGTGCCGATGTTTGCCCTGAAATCGCGATCGTTCATGGCGGCGAATACGAACTAGCAAGTGAGCAAAGAGCTTATTTTGGATTTAAAAAAGATTTGCTTACAAAAAGCGAAAATTTAAATTCACAAAGCGAATTTGAAGGCTATGGTAGTTTGGATAAAAATGCTAAAAATTTTGTCAAACTAACGCCGAACGCGTATTTGCAAAGCGATGAAAAGGAAGAAAATGTTTGA
- the nuoH gene encoding NADH-quinone oxidoreductase subunit NuoH has translation MSETTFLIIETIVKAVVILAVIATLAGFGTYAERKVLAYMQRRIGPCVVGPFGLLQVLADMIKLFTKEDIIPAGANKITFKIAPIISAVGAFVALSVVPFLPEFTIFGHTIRPILSDINVGILFLLGASGTCVYGTLIGGLSSYNKWGLIGSVRSILQLISFELINGLSLIPIIMVVGSLSLIDIVNAQSSGIGGWFIWKMPICFVLFLIASFVECNRTPLCLTENETELVAGASTAYSGMRWGMFFIAEYANMITYSVVISLIFLGGFNPIWFIPGGIVIIMKASLFFFLFLWARAAWPHLRPDQLMALCWKVCMPLALLCIVLTGIAIS, from the coding sequence ATGAGCGAAACAACATTTTTGATAATCGAAACCATAGTAAAAGCAGTTGTAATCCTAGCCGTGATTGCGACACTAGCCGGGTTTGGCACTTATGCCGAGCGAAAAGTTTTAGCCTATATGCAACGCAGAATCGGACCTTGTGTGGTGGGTCCTTTTGGACTTTTGCAGGTATTGGCTGATATGATAAAGCTTTTTACAAAAGAAGATATAATTCCGGCAGGTGCTAATAAAATCACCTTTAAAATCGCTCCGATAATATCGGCAGTTGGGGCTTTTGTAGCACTTTCTGTTGTGCCTTTTTTGCCTGAATTTACCATCTTTGGGCATACAATAAGACCGATTTTAAGCGATATAAATGTAGGAATTTTATTTTTGCTTGGAGCTAGCGGAACTTGCGTTTATGGAACGCTTATCGGCGGTCTTTCAAGCTACAATAAATGGGGCTTAATCGGCTCGGTTAGAAGCATTTTGCAACTAATCAGCTTCGAGCTTATCAACGGATTAAGCCTAATTCCGATTATTATGGTGGTTGGATCGCTATCTTTAATTGATATTGTAAATGCCCAAAGTTCAGGCATTGGCGGCTGGTTTATATGGAAAATGCCGATTTGCTTTGTTCTGTTTTTGATAGCGTCGTTTGTCGAGTGCAACAGAACCCCGCTTTGTCTGACCGAAAACGAAACCGAGCTAGTTGCAGGTGCTAGCACAGCGTATTCAGGTATGCGTTGGGGTATGTTTTTTATCGCAGAGTATGCAAATATGATAACTTATTCGGTTGTGATTTCGCTTATATTTTTGGGCGGATTTAATCCTATTTGGTTTATTCCGGGCGGAATTGTTATCATCATGAAAGCATCTTTGTTTTTCTTTTTATTTTTATGGGCAAGGGCTGCGTGGCCGCATTTAAGACCGGATCAGCTAATGGCGCTTTGCTGGAAAGTTTGTATGCCATTAGCATTACTTTGCATAGTTCTAACTGGAATTGCGATTTCATAA
- a CDS encoding NADH-quinone oxidoreductase subunit G: MAKITINNQICECEENDYILQIARANGIFIPAICYLSGCSPTLACRLCMVEADGKRVYACNAKAKDGMVVITDTPEIASERKAIMQTYCINHPLECGVCDQSGECELQNFVHHLGVDEQIYAIKDTHKTPKNWGLINYDPSLCIVCERCITVCKDKIGEAALKTTARGGDMPDKALKDSMPKDAFAVWNKFQKSLIAPANGENLECSSCGECTAVCPVGALVGSKFQYSSNAWELTKIPASNPHSSDCELIYYDIKRSGIEDQKERIYRVSNDYDFGEISTAARFGFDFSKTKSVKDKEVFEKIVDKIANGEIKTIKFNSFITNEEAKILSLLKEKFGLNLINDEAFAYQNFMKEFAKFSGENLYNATSETIKNSDFIVVCGSFLRSDSPNLGFKVNNALKINKAGGIYFHTIGDKVVENYAKNFICVKHESKFDTQILLWILQKFGENLPSWLNEKLQNEFEISQISKTQKNENGDEITQTSEVKISKFAKMLKLDETKVSEILAKKEKFSLIIGEDFIFSKNAKTLAKLAGLIQKFTPFKILIIPPRTNSLGVSLICDLDKDAKGKVLGYNENGDITMGVLKGDLDMPSLVQQEGTFTNYDKRVVPTNAALSYGGFELNDIANALGVKSEFAIDYTSNLGKNFKNIKFDDLENFYDNGGVNHRGYELENQICECETGEFEITNLNETLNLNENEVQIYKANPIHQFSKFTNATSQLNEVANLIVGSEFLAKFEVNDGEVVTLKKGEFALAISVKFDKNIDGAILPYFDEKIEFDKFFENGRYSVVSVEKAKA, translated from the coding sequence ATGGCTAAAATCACAATAAATAACCAAATTTGCGAGTGCGAAGAAAACGATTATATCCTGCAAATCGCAAGGGCTAACGGAATTTTTATCCCTGCGATTTGCTATTTAAGCGGTTGTAGTCCGACCTTGGCGTGTAGGCTTTGTATGGTTGAAGCAGACGGAAAAAGAGTTTATGCCTGTAACGCAAAGGCAAAAGACGGCATGGTTGTCATTACAGATACGCCTGAAATCGCGTCTGAGCGAAAAGCCATAATGCAAACTTACTGCATAAATCACCCCTTAGAATGTGGCGTTTGCGATCAAAGCGGCGAGTGTGAGTTGCAAAATTTCGTTCATCATTTAGGCGTTGATGAGCAAATTTATGCTATCAAAGATACGCACAAAACGCCAAAAAACTGGGGTTTAATCAACTACGATCCAAGTTTGTGTATAGTTTGCGAAAGATGTATCACGGTTTGTAAAGATAAAATCGGCGAAGCTGCTCTAAAAACTACGGCTCGTGGCGGCGATATGCCTGATAAAGCGTTAAAAGATTCTATGCCAAAAGACGCGTTTGCCGTGTGGAATAAATTTCAAAAAAGTTTAATCGCACCTGCAAATGGAGAGAATTTGGAGTGTTCGAGCTGTGGCGAATGCACGGCAGTTTGCCCAGTTGGAGCGTTAGTGGGAAGTAAATTTCAATACAGCTCAAATGCGTGGGAGCTAACTAAAATTCCTGCTTCAAACCCGCATAGTAGCGACTGCGAGTTGATTTATTATGACATTAAGCGAAGCGGTATTGAAGATCAAAAAGAAAGAATTTATAGAGTTAGCAATGACTACGATTTTGGCGAGATAAGCACTGCTGCTAGATTTGGCTTTGATTTTAGCAAAACTAAAAGCGTAAAAGATAAAGAAGTTTTTGAAAAAATCGTTGATAAAATTGCAAACGGCGAGATAAAAACGATTAAATTTAATAGCTTTATTACAAACGAAGAAGCTAAAATTCTCTCGCTTTTAAAGGAAAAATTCGGTCTAAATTTGATAAACGACGAAGCTTTTGCATATCAAAATTTCATGAAAGAATTTGCTAAATTTAGCGGTGAAAATTTATATAATGCAACTAGCGAAACGATAAAAAATAGCGATTTTATTGTAGTTTGTGGTAGTTTTTTACGAAGCGATAGCCCGAATTTAGGCTTTAAAGTAAATAATGCGTTAAAAATAAATAAAGCAGGCGGAATTTATTTTCACACCATAGGCGATAAAGTGGTAGAAAACTACGCTAAAAACTTCATTTGCGTTAAACATGAGAGCAAATTTGATACACAAATTTTGCTTTGGATTTTGCAAAAATTTGGCGAAAATTTGCCGTCTTGGTTAAATGAAAAACTGCAAAACGAATTTGAAATTTCGCAAATTTCAAAAACCCAAAAAAATGAAAACGGCGATGAAATCACGCAAACTAGCGAAGTAAAGATTAGCAAATTTGCAAAAATGCTTAAACTTGATGAAACAAAAGTTAGCGAAATTTTAGCCAAAAAAGAGAAATTTTCTCTCATCATCGGCGAAGATTTTATTTTTAGTAAAAATGCCAAAACTCTGGCAAAACTTGCTGGGCTAATTCAAAAATTTACGCCGTTTAAAATTCTGATAATTCCGCCACGAACAAATTCGCTCGGCGTTTCGCTGATTTGCGATTTAGATAAAGACGCAAAAGGCAAAGTGCTGGGATATAACGAAAACGGCGACATTACAATGGGCGTTTTAAAAGGCGATCTTGATATGCCTAGTCTAGTCCAACAAGAAGGCACTTTCACAAACTACGACAAACGCGTAGTGCCTACAAATGCAGCTTTGAGCTACGGGGGATTTGAGCTAAATGACATTGCAAACGCTCTTGGCGTAAAAAGCGAATTTGCGATTGATTACACTTCAAATTTAGGAAAAAATTTCAAAAATATCAAATTTGATGATTTGGAAAATTTTTATGATAACGGCGGTGTAAATCATCGTGGTTACGAGCTGGAAAATCAAATTTGCGAGTGTGAAACAGGCGAATTTGAAATCACGAATTTAAACGAAACGCTAAATTTAAATGAAAACGAAGTTCAAATTTATAAAGCAAATCCTATTCATCAGTTTTCAAAATTCACAAACGCCACTTCGCAGCTAAACGAAGTAGCAAATTTGATAGTAGGAAGCGAATTTTTGGCTAAATTTGAAGTTAATGACGGCGAAGTTGTAACGCTAAAAAAAGGCGAATTTGCACTGGCGATAAGCGTCAAATTTGATAAAAATATAGACGGTGCGATTTTGCCGTATTTTGACGAAAAGATTGAATTTGATAAATTCTTTGAAAATGGGCGTTATAGCGTAGTTAGCGTAGAAAAGGCAAAAGCATGA
- a CDS encoding NADH-quinone oxidoreductase subunit J — protein MFEIFSFYFFGALSLAFFAISIFSKNVLYAMSALAAGMIFISGLFFLLGAEFLGVVQIMVYCGAVMVLYGFSIMFFDANKSVKEKIKGKKTIYFLGVLSAVLIVLAFAVPINLINSKTPNIEYLENTEIIGRVLFQNYLIVFELAALMLLVAMVCAIILAHKQMDKSLNLEEENL, from the coding sequence ATGTTTGAGATTTTTTCATTTTATTTTTTTGGAGCTTTAAGCCTTGCTTTTTTTGCGATAAGCATTTTTAGTAAAAATGTCCTTTACGCGATGAGCGCCTTAGCAGCGGGAATGATATTTATTTCGGGGCTATTTTTTCTTTTGGGTGCCGAATTTTTAGGCGTTGTGCAGATTATGGTTTATTGTGGTGCTGTTATGGTGCTGTATGGATTTTCGATTATGTTTTTCGACGCAAACAAAAGTGTAAAAGAAAAAATCAAAGGCAAAAAAACTATATATTTTTTAGGCGTTTTATCGGCGGTTTTGATTGTTTTAGCGTTTGCTGTGCCGATAAATTTGATAAATTCAAAAACACCAAATATCGAGTATTTGGAAAATACCGAAATCATAGGCAGAGTTTTATTTCAAAATTATCTAATCGTGTTTGAGTTAGCAGCCCTTATGCTACTTGTGGCGATGGTGTGCGCGATTATTTTAGCTCACAAACAGATGGATAAATCTCTAAATTTAGAAGAGGAAAATTTATGA